The Syntrophaceae bacterium genomic interval GGTGTTGTGGTGGAAACTCTTGGCGGCGGGGGCCCGCTTGAAGCGGCGGACGAGGGCCTCGTCCCGGAAGAAGGCCATGAGGAGGGCCTTCAGGTGGGGCGTGGCGATCCGGTCCACGAACCCCATCAGTTCGTTGAACATTTCTTCCGGATCCCCTTCCGAGGCGGGCAGGAAATCCATCGGATCGACCTCCTGCTCGTCCAGCTTTTTGAGCCCCAGGATGTTGAGCTGGACGGCATCCCGATAGCTGACGGCCCGGGCGTTGATCTGGACGAAGTCCCCTTTTTTGAAGGCCTGGTCCCATTCGGGGGCGTGGTCCCAGATTTTTCCATCCACCTCCCCCGTGCGGTCCTTCAGTTTGAGGCTGAGGTAGGGGGCCCCTTTCATGGAGAAGGCCATGTTCTTTTCCGCCACCAGGAAGACCTCGCTGACCTTGTCTCCCTGCCGGATATCCCGGACAAACAAATTCTTCATGCTGTTTTTCCTATTCGCGTTTCATGAGTATAGACGATCATGGATTGGCCGCGGACGCTCCCCGCCAGGGTGATTCCCGTTCGGGCGGCTAGCCGGACGGCCTCCGCGGTGGGCGCACCCAGGGAAAGCAGGACGGGTATGCCCATGCAGGCTGCCTTGGATACGATTTCCAGCGATGCCCGCCCCGTTCTTACCAGAATTTTGTCGGTGCAGTCGATTCCGTTCAGGAGGGCGTGGCCGGAGAGCATGTCCAGGGCATTGTGGCGGCCGATGTCCTCCCGGACGGCAAGAATCCGGTCCGGTGCCGCCAGGGCGGCGCCGTGGGTGCCCCGGGTCCGTTCGTGGAGGACACAGGCTTCCACAAGTCCGTCGACCAGGTGAAAGGCCTGCCCCGGAGTGAGCGTCGGCAAGCCCGGCGCCAGGCTGGTGCCGGCGGGCCATCGGCAGGAGCTTCGTGCGCCGCTGGAGGCGATGGTGCCCCCCCCTGCTGTGGGTTCCGGTCGTGAAGCCCCTCCGGCCGTCCGGACGTCAACCGACCGGATCTCTCCCGGCCATGCCAGGTCCGTTGCAATGTCCTGCGCCTGTTCGATGCGGCCGATGTCCTCCCGTTGCCCGATCCGGCCCTCGGAGCGGAGAAAACCGATCGCCAGTTCCTCCGCATGCTCTCCCGTGCAGGCAATGGCGGCCACGCGGCGGCCGTCCAGGCGCACCTCCAGGAGAACCTCCCGGATGATCGGAGCGGTGTCCGGCCGGAAGGTGTCCTCGCGGTAAGCGAGGACGTCCATGATTTCAACGGGTTCCGTTTTGCGGTCGGTCATCCTTTTCCTTTTCCCGGAGGACCCGGTGGTCTCCCACCCGGATGGTCAGCTTCGCCTGATCGAAGTATTCCATCAGGGGGATGATGAATTTTCGGGACAGGCCCGTCAGGTCCTTGAAGTCCGTCGGATTCGCCTTTCCGGCTTTCAGGAGGAAGGCCCGGTAGTCTTCCCGGAGCCGTGCCAGGGCATCCCGGTGAAAGTGCAGGTCCTCGTTTATGCGGACCAGAATGCCTTCCTGGATCAGGACGCCCAGGATCTTGTCGGCCTCCCGCTTCCGGTCCCGGAACCGCTCCGCGAACTCCCGGACCGTCGGCGGGGCGTAACCCGCCTCCTGGTAGATCTGCAGGATCTCTCCCCGCAGGTCTTCCTGGCTTCCCTGCCAGTCCACCCGGTGCTCCGCCAGGCGGACCGTGTCCCGCTCCAGGAGCAGCCGGCCGGTTTTTTCCAGGTCCCGGAGCGCCGAGGCGAACAGTTTCGGCGGGATATACGAGCCCGCGGTGCTTCGCAGCTCCTCCCGTGGGATCCCCTCCTTCAGGGGGTTCTTTTCGTGGTAGACGCGAACGGTCCGGAGGATCCGCTCCTGGACGTCTTCATGAACGGTCCGGGACACGGCCCGCCACTCTTCGCGGTCCATGAGAATCGCCCGGCGGTCCGTGAACAGCTTCTCCAGGGTCTTGCGCAGGAGCGTTTCCGGAAGACCCGTGCGGACCACCAGCTCGTTCAGGGCCGTGCCGGCGAATCCCGACCGGTCGAGGATGACCGATACACGCTCCGCTTCGTCTCCCGCTGAGAGAATGTCGAAATCACCGAGGGACTTATCACCGTGGGCCTTGTGCTTCCGGGCCAGGGGATCGAGGATCGTTCCCCCGCCGAGGGTTGTGACGGGGGAGTAGCTGCGGACGACGTAACGGTCCCCCGCCAGGGCCACCACGGGGTTCTCCAGATAGAACTGGACGGGGGCCTGCCGGCCCGGCGACAGCTCGCTGCCCTCCGGGAGGAGGAGGCGGGCCATTGTCTCGCTGGTTCCCGTGTGAAAGCGGACCAGCGTGCGGTTCTTGAGCTTCTTTTCCGGGCCGGCCAGGTACTGGAATACCGCGTCGACGCGGCGCGTCGGTTCGATGGTTCCGGGCCGCGCCAGCACTTCGCCCCGCTCGACGGCGTCCCGGTCGAGTCCCTGCAGGTTGATCGCCGCCCGCTGTCCCGCTTCGGCCGTCGGCATGCTTTCATTGTGAATCTGGATGCCCCGGACCCTGGCCTTCTGCCCGGGCGGCAGGAGGACCACCTCCTCGCCGACGGCGATCCGGCCTGTGGCGACGGTGCCGGTGACCACCGTCCCGAATCCACGCATCGTGAAAACACGGTCCACGGGAAGGCGGAACAGCCCGGCGTCGGTTTCCTCCTCCACCAGCGCGGCGGTATCCTCGATGGCCGCCAGGACGTCCGGGAGCCCTTCCCCCGTCAGCGCCGAAACGGGAACCACGGGGGAGCCCTCCAGGAAGGTTCCCAGGAGGAACTGGCGGACGTCTTCCGTGACGAGGTCGAGCCAGTCCCGGTCCACCATGTCGATTTTTGTGAGGGCCACGAGTCCCCGGCGGATTCCCAGGAAGGTGCAGATGGCCAGGTGCTCCCGCGTCTGGGGCATGACGCCCTCGTCGGCGGCGATGACGAGAACGACCAGGTCGATCCCGGCCGCGCCGGCCACCATGTTCCGGATGAAGCGTTCGTGTCCCGGCACGTCCACCACCCCCAGGGTCTGCCCGCTTGCGGTCTTCAGAAAGGCAAACCCCAGTTCGATGGTGATTCCCCGCAGTTTCTCCTCCTTGAGGCGGTCCGTGTCGATCCCGGTCAGGGCCTTCACCAGGGCCGTCTTTCCGTGATCCACGTGTCCCGCTGTGCCGACGACGATATGCCTCATGATTTCCCCATTTGGCGGGCAATCTAACAGAATCGGGGGGGATTCACAAGGAGCGAAGGAGGCGCCCGAGAACTCCCTGTTTAAGCGGAAACATCCGTTACGATTGGGGAAAATGGTTGCGGGAATCGGTCCGTTCGGGATCTTTCCCTTTTCTTTCGTTTCTTCAGGTTTGCAATCCCTTCACAGTCGGGACCGGGAACATTGCAAGCTCAAGAACAGGGGTGGGTACAAGACCTTTTGACGCCTGCTGCCGGGGAACTTGGGATTTTGCGAGAGTGGTCCGCTGCTTTCGATTCGCTGCAGGATTCGGACCCCGTACACTGCGAAGCACCGCCGGCATTGCCGTCGGAAGCGGCAGCCGCTTCCGATGCAGCCATGTTCCCGGCAACACCCTGTTCGATCCCTGTTTATTTTGCTTCCTGGGGTGCCGTTGTGTCGGTCTTCTCCTTCTTTGCTTTTCTCTTTGCCTCTTCGGCTCTCTTCATCCGTTCCTTTTCCTCGGTCAACGCCTTGATGTTCTGGATCTCCCGCTCCTTTTCCTCCCAGTACGGCCTCTGGCTCTTCCTGAGAGCCTCCTTCTCCGCCGGAGATATTGCCGGCTGCCGGAGTTGGGCCATCGTTCTTTCATACCGGCATGGATTTTCCTGATCCGTGATGCTCAAAGCCCCCTTTTCGCCGCCGTAGATGGAGATATCGCCGGCATGGACCGGTGTGCCGGCAAGGAGGCACGGGACCGCCATGAAAAGCACAAACCGAATGATGTTCATATCGTCCTCTCTGCAACCCAATAAAATGCGGCCTCTTTTGGTTGCGCTCCGAACCCGCCTGGAACCGGAGCGACACCGGATAACATGGCAGACGGTCGTCTCGACCGCGCCGGAAGACATTGTGATTCCTCAACTTTTACGGAATTTGGGGCGCCCGATTCCGGATCTTTGTTTACGAACTCGCATTTGCGGCCATCATGAACCAGTGTGGTGACAACACGCTCTCGTCGGACGGGAAATTTCCAAGTGATATTCGGGAGTGGGTGCAACTCCGACAGCATCATGCCTTCCGCTTTTCACTTCGTCAAGAGAAACGGAGTATCGGAGTCGGGGCACTTTTTGATTGAAATCGGGGAAGGGGATTGATAAACATGCCTCCCTTGAGGCGGTGAGGACCAATATGCGGATTCTCGGGTTGGATTACGGGGAAAAGCGAATCGGGGTGGCGGTATCCGACGAACTGGGGATCACCGCCCAGGGGCTGACGGTCCTCGAACGGAAGAACCGCCGGGCCGACATGGAGGCCCTGCGCCGCCTCATCGAGGAGTATGAAGTGGAGAAAATCGTTGTGGGATACCCGGTGCGGATGGACGGCACGAAGGGGATCCAGTGTGAAAAGGTTGACCGGTTCGCCCGGCGCCTGGAGGAGACCTTCGGACTGCCCGTGCTTCTCCAGGAAGAACTCCTGACGACAAAGGAAGCCGAGGAGATCCTCAGAGCCGCGGGAACCGGACGCAAAAAGCGGAAGGCCGTGGTTGACAAGCTCGCCGCCGTTCTCATTCTCAGATCGTATCTGGACCGCCCGGCCATCTCCTCCGCAGAAGAATCCTGAAGATGACGGCAAAAAAAACCAAGTGGAGGGCTTTCCTGCTCTTCCTGGCGGGCATCGCATTCCTCCTCCTGACATCCTTCCTCTATTTCAGCTTCAGTCCCGTTGACGACCTGCACGTCACCTCCACGGTGGAGATCCCCAGGGGGACGGGCTTCGTGGAAATCGTCGATATCCTGGAGAAGACGGGTCTGGTGCAGAACAAGCCCTTCTTTTATGTGCTGGCGGTCCTTAAGCGGTCCAACCGGCAGATCCGGGCGGGAGAATACGAGCTGGCCAGTTCCATGTCGCCCAACGAGATCATCGGGCGGCTGGTCAGGGGGATGATCAAGGGCTACAAGGTGACGATTCCGGAAGACTGGTCGCTCCAGGAAATCGCCGACCTGCTGGCGTCTCCCGAATTCCGGCTGGTGGACCGGAAGACCTTCCTCGCAACGGCCCGGGACCGGGAATTCCTCGATGCCCTGAACATCCGGGGGGCCAGCGCCGAAGGATACCTCTTTCCCAATACGTATATCTTTGACCGCACCATGGGTGCCCGGGAGATCATCAAGGCGATGGTTCACCAGTTCTGGAAAGCCTTCACGCCGGAGATGAGAAATCGGGCAGAGCAGATGGGGCTGAACGTCCACGAGGCCGTCACCCTGGCCTCCCTGATCGGAAAAGAGACCGGCCTGAAGAGCGAAAAAAACCTTATTTCGGCGGTATTCCACAACCGGCTCCGCAGGGAGATGAAACTCCAGTGCGACCCCACGGCGGTCTATGACCTGGAGCGCTTCAGCGGCGCCGTCAAACGGAGGCATCTCCAGAGGAAATCGCCGTACAACACCTATGTCATTGATGGACTGCCGCCGGGGCCCATTGCCAATCCCGGGGCCGACTCCCTGCAGGCGGCCCTCCATCCCGCATCATCCGATGTTCTTTACTTCGTGTCGAGGCTGGACGGAAGCCATGAGTTCTCCAGAAATTACCTGGCGCACAACGAGGCGATCATCAAGTACCGCCGGATCGGAGAAGCAATGAAGGATGCGGAAAAGGCGGCGGCCCAGATGAATCAGCCCCGGCCGTACCACTGAACCGTCCCTCTTGCTTTTGCCGTCCCAATTCCGCCTGAAATCCCTCCACTTTTCAGCAATCACTTTTTAATTCAACGGATTGGGAAGATTGGACCGTTTCGTGAGGAGGTGGAGGATTGCCTTCGGACCAGATGGAAACCGGGGCACCGGACAGCGGTTCCGGTTCCCCGTTCGAGCCCTGGTCCGGGCGGCGGGAAATGGCCAATTCTTAAAGAGAAAACCGCATTTTTTCTTGACAAAGGGAAACCCCCCCCTTTATAGTCGCCTCGTGGAGCGAAG includes:
- a CDS encoding HD domain-containing protein; translated protein: MKNLFVRDIRQGDKVSEVFLVAEKNMAFSMKGAPYLSLKLKDRTGEVDGKIWDHAPEWDQAFKKGDFVQINARAVSYRDAVQLNILGLKKLDEQEVDPMDFLPASEGDPEEMFNELMGFVDRIATPHLKALLMAFFRDEALVRRFKRAPAAKSFHHNTIGGLLEHTLSVTRLLERAADHYPGADRDLLITGGILHDIGKIHEFSYDRMVEYTNAGRLVGHIVMGVEMLDARIAGLPDFPEQTAMALRHLILSHHGVLEFGSPKRPKTLEALIVHHMDDLDAKVNALQTFIEASPDEDSDWTPYHRLLERYIYKG
- the fdhD gene encoding formate dehydrogenase accessory sulfurtransferase FdhD, with translation MTDRKTEPVEIMDVLAYREDTFRPDTAPIIREVLLEVRLDGRRVAAIACTGEHAEELAIGFLRSEGRIGQREDIGRIEQAQDIATDLAWPGEIRSVDVRTAGGASRPEPTAGGGTIASSGARSSCRWPAGTSLAPGLPTLTPGQAFHLVDGLVEACVLHERTRGTHGAALAAPDRILAVREDIGRHNALDMLSGHALLNGIDCTDKILVRTGRASLEIVSKAACMGIPVLLSLGAPTAEAVRLAARTGITLAGSVRGQSMIVYTHETRIGKTA
- the selB gene encoding selenocysteine-specific translation elongation factor; translated protein: MRHIVVGTAGHVDHGKTALVKALTGIDTDRLKEEKLRGITIELGFAFLKTASGQTLGVVDVPGHERFIRNMVAGAAGIDLVVLVIAADEGVMPQTREHLAICTFLGIRRGLVALTKIDMVDRDWLDLVTEDVRQFLLGTFLEGSPVVPVSALTGEGLPDVLAAIEDTAALVEEETDAGLFRLPVDRVFTMRGFGTVVTGTVATGRIAVGEEVVLLPPGQKARVRGIQIHNESMPTAEAGQRAAINLQGLDRDAVERGEVLARPGTIEPTRRVDAVFQYLAGPEKKLKNRTLVRFHTGTSETMARLLLPEGSELSPGRQAPVQFYLENPVVALAGDRYVVRSYSPVTTLGGGTILDPLARKHKAHGDKSLGDFDILSAGDEAERVSVILDRSGFAGTALNELVVRTGLPETLLRKTLEKLFTDRRAILMDREEWRAVSRTVHEDVQERILRTVRVYHEKNPLKEGIPREELRSTAGSYIPPKLFASALRDLEKTGRLLLERDTVRLAEHRVDWQGSQEDLRGEILQIYQEAGYAPPTVREFAERFRDRKREADKILGVLIQEGILVRINEDLHFHRDALARLREDYRAFLLKAGKANPTDFKDLTGLSRKFIIPLMEYFDQAKLTIRVGDHRVLREKEKDDRPQNGTR
- the ruvX gene encoding Holliday junction resolvase RuvX; the encoded protein is MRILGLDYGEKRIGVAVSDELGITAQGLTVLERKNRRADMEALRRLIEEYEVEKIVVGYPVRMDGTKGIQCEKVDRFARRLEETFGLPVLLQEELLTTKEAEEILRAAGTGRKKRKAVVDKLAAVLILRSYLDRPAISSAEES
- the mltG gene encoding endolytic transglycosylase MltG; translation: MTAKKTKWRAFLLFLAGIAFLLLTSFLYFSFSPVDDLHVTSTVEIPRGTGFVEIVDILEKTGLVQNKPFFYVLAVLKRSNRQIRAGEYELASSMSPNEIIGRLVRGMIKGYKVTIPEDWSLQEIADLLASPEFRLVDRKTFLATARDREFLDALNIRGASAEGYLFPNTYIFDRTMGAREIIKAMVHQFWKAFTPEMRNRAEQMGLNVHEAVTLASLIGKETGLKSEKNLISAVFHNRLRREMKLQCDPTAVYDLERFSGAVKRRHLQRKSPYNTYVIDGLPPGPIANPGADSLQAALHPASSDVLYFVSRLDGSHEFSRNYLAHNEAIIKYRRIGEAMKDAEKAAAQMNQPRPYH